From one Bos javanicus breed banteng chromosome 15, ARS-OSU_banteng_1.0, whole genome shotgun sequence genomic stretch:
- the LOC133226935 gene encoding splicing factor 3B subunit 6-like, translated as MAMQAAKRANIRLPPEVNQILYIRNLPYKITAEEMYDIFGKYGPIRQIRVGNTPETRGTAYVIYEDIFDAKNACDHLSGFNVCNRYLVVLYYNANRAFQKMDTKKKEEQLKLLKEKYGINTDPPK; from the coding sequence ATGGCGATGCAAGCGGCCAAGAGGGCGAACATTCGACTTCCACCAGAAGTAAATCAGATTTTGTATATAAGAAATTTGCCTTACAAAATCACAGCTGAAGAAATGTATGATATATTTGGGAAATATGGACCTATTCGTCAAATCAGAGTGGGGAACACACCTGAAACTAGAGGAACAGCTTATGTGATCTATGAGGACATCTTTGATGCCAAGAATGCATGTGATCACCTGTCAGGATTCAATGTTTGTAACAGATACCTTGTGGTTTTGTACTATAATGCCAACAGGGCATTTCAGAAGATGGAcacaaagaagaaggaagaacagTTGAAGCTCCTTAAGGAGAAATATGGCATCAACACAGATCCACCAAAGTAA